One Coccinella septempunctata chromosome 1, icCocSept1.1, whole genome shotgun sequence DNA window includes the following coding sequences:
- the LOC123319301 gene encoding branchpoint-bridging protein-like: MKRYSMGRPLTFREPTPPSGPPSPESNGSTLSLSADWEVPQERKRDAGTSTEPPATRTVGTGGYHVYLGLGPRSCWRCGNEGHRREHCGGERVKFCSRCGCVGVLSRDCCARTTDRDRRPPLTTVSQRGTPSRSGPSGSRAEAVLPDLRLRPATPTPAPTPAPTPVPTPVPTPAPTPEPTPAQTHIPVPSKPSPPTPLPTPPKKKVKVD; encoded by the coding sequence atgaaaCGTTACTCGATGGGCCGACCGTTAACCTTTAGGGAACCGACCCCACCGTCCGGACCGCCTTCTCCAGAAAGTAATGGGTCGACGCTCAGCCTGTCGGCAGACTGGGAGGTGCCGCAGGAAAGAAAAAGGGACGCCGGGACCAGCACAGAACCGCCAGCCACCAGGACCGTGGGTACCGGTGGATATCATGTCTACCTGGGGTTGGGCCCCCGAAGCTGTTGGCGGTGTGGCAACGAAGGCCACCGACGAGAACACTGCGGAGGGGAGCGGGTGAAATTTTGTTCTAGGTGTGGCTGCGTGGGTGTGCTATCACGGGATTGCTGTGCCCGAACCACCGACCGTGACAGAAGACCGCCCTTAACCACCGTCAGCCAGCGAGGAACCCCGAGCCGGAGCGGACCCTCAGGAAGCAGGGCAGAGGCCGTACTCCCGGATCTCCGGTTGAGGCCCGCCACACCGACGCCTGCACCGACGCCGGCACCGACGCCTGTACCGACGCCTGTACCGACGCCTGCACCGACGCCTGAACCGACGCCTGCACAGACGCACATACCGGTACCGTccaaaccgtcgccgcccacaccgTTGCCGACCCCACCGAAAAAGAAGGTGAAAGTGGATTGA